The Pyrodictium delaneyi genome contains a region encoding:
- the gcvT gene encoding glycine cleavage system aminomethyltransferase GcvT gives MAKLRIPLYDVHKSLGAQFGEFAGWEAPINYTSVIEEHMAVRRTVGFFDLSHMGRLLLSGSDATRVLDHLLPRDITSEEGMMVGPTAFLNERAGFKDDVMTYNLGADGWLVVPNAVNREKIRGWLDEWIGKLGAQARVEDHTLDWVLFAIQGPRAAELMKKLGAPSEVLDLKVLRFRRNVELEAAGAQALIVSRSGWTGEDGFEIIAEASEGEKILLKAAELLKELDGRLCGLGARDSLRMEVGFVLYGHEIDEETTPVDARYWWVFQPGPKQDCVGCQALREALRRGAAKVRVGLKLGKKARIVPRQGDKIYIDDIEIGYVTSGAYSPMLKRSLAQAYIKPSHALMGLNVEIERRGKRYKAKIVDFPLVQPSSSPPA, from the coding sequence TTGGCTAAGCTGCGCATACCCCTATACGATGTCCACAAGAGTCTTGGCGCACAGTTTGGCGAGTTCGCGGGATGGGAGGCGCCGATAAACTATACGAGCGTCATAGAGGAGCACATGGCCGTCCGCAGGACTGTCGGGTTCTTCGACCTGAGCCACATGGGTCGCCTCCTGCTAAGCGGCAGCGACGCTACGCGTGTCCTAGACCACCTACTGCCCCGCGACATAACGTCGGAGGAAGGCATGATGGTTGGTCCGACGGCGTTCCTCAACGAGCGCGCAGGCTTCAAGGACGACGTGATGACCTATAACCTCGGCGCCGATGGGTGGCTCGTCGTCCCTAACGCGGTTAACCGTGAGAAGATACGTGGCTGGCTAGACGAGTGGATAGGAAAGCTCGGAGCCCAGGCACGGGTCGAGGACCACACCCTAGACTGGGTGCTCTTCGCCATCCAGGGGCCCCGCGCGGCAGAGCTCATGAAGAAACTGGGAGCGCCCAGCGAGGTGCTCGACCTCAAGGTACTCCGCTTCCGCCGCAACGTGGAGCTAGAGGCGGCAGGGGCACAGGCGCTCATAGTCTCGCGTAGTGGGTGGACCGGCGAGGACGGTTTCGAGATAATAGCAGAGGCTAGTGAGGGCGAGAAGATACTGCTCAAGGCAGCCGAGTTGCTAAAGGAGCTAGACGGCAGGCTTTGCGGGCTGGGCGCGCGCGACAGCCTCCGCATGGAGGTAGGCTTCGTACTCTACGGACACGAGATAGACGAGGAGACTACACCGGTAGATGCCAGGTACTGGTGGGTATTCCAGCCCGGCCCCAAGCAGGACTGTGTAGGCTGCCAGGCGCTCCGCGAGGCACTACGCCGCGGCGCAGCAAAGGTACGTGTTGGCCTCAAGCTCGGCAAGAAGGCCCGCATAGTGCCACGGCAGGGAGACAAGATATACATAGACGATATTGAGATAGGCTATGTGACCAGTGGAGCCTATAGCCCCATGCTGAAGCGGAGTCTAGCACAGGCCTACATCAAGCCTAGCCACGCCTTGATGGGCCTCAACGTGGAGATAGAGAGGCGCGGCAAACGCTACAA